A genomic window from Gossypium hirsutum isolate 1008001.06 chromosome D12, Gossypium_hirsutum_v2.1, whole genome shotgun sequence includes:
- the LOC107942228 gene encoding uncharacterized protein, with the protein MDVENGYFLIKFQSHEDYEKFLTPGPWIVFGHYLMVQPWTLELNPLQAFPNKTTIWVWLLGLLGYFYKLRVLEEIRGLIGKVTKLDFQIEKDSRGKFSRMAMFIDLGKSLISQILVNGVVRRVEFESLLLVCFSCGRFGHMQNSYPSSRPVNDAARGMDLTEKKPSKKEKTVEPTEAFGPLMLVKWKSM; encoded by the coding sequence ATGGATGTGGAGAATGGGTACTTCCTAATTAAATTTCAAAGCCATGAGGACTATGAAAAATTTCTTACCCCGGGACCATGGATCGTGTTTGGGCATTATCTCATGGTTCAACCGTGGACTTTGGAACTTAACCCCCTTCAGGCCTTTCCTAATAAAACTACGATTTGGGTATGGTTGCTCGGTCTTCTTGGTTATTTTTACAAACTGCGTGTTCTGGAGGAAATAAGGGGACTGATAGGTAAGGTCACTAAACTTGATTTCCAGATAGAAAAGGATTCGAGGGGGAAATTTTCTCGGATGGCAATGTTCATTGATTTGGGAAAATCTCTTATATCCCAGATCCTGGTCAACGGTGTGGTTCGAAGGGTTGAATTTGAATCTCTTCTATTAGTGTGTTTCTCTTGTGGAAGGTTTGGTCACATGCAAAACTCCTACCCTAGCTCTAGACCAGTGAATGACGCAGCAAGGGGTATGGACTTGACAGAGAAAAAGCCATCGAAAAAGGAAAAGACAGTGGAACCTACGGAGGCCTTTGGACCATTGATGTTGGTCAAATGGAAATCCATGTAA
- the LOC107945648 gene encoding BON1-associated protein 2 has translation METKSRTLEITVLSAEDLRSDNKPVKKNAYVVVSVDPFNNKATKVDGEGGSYPSWNDKLVMEMPLQTRFVTLLVKCKGSRGEKTVGLARIPVMDFVGGYSPATCLQFLSYRLRDPKGLKNGIINVSLRVKEPLQDCSSQAAAAGGGNAATIGMGIPIDGRRDYGMVTGIPIWTGYPSNSLF, from the coding sequence atggaGACCAAGTCTCGCACTCTAGAGATCACGGTTTTATCAGCAGAAGACCTGAGAAGCGACAACAAACCGGTGAAAAAGAACGCCTACGTCGTCGTTTCGGTCGACCCTTTCAACAACAAGGCGACCAAGGTCGACGGAGAAGGAGGCAGCTACCCTTCGTGGAACGACAAGCTGGTGATGGAAATGCCGTTACAGACGCGGTTTGTAACCCTCCTAGTCAAATGCAAGGGGTCCAGAGGGGAAAAAACGGTGGGGTTAGCGAGGATACCGGTGATGGATTTCGTCGGAGGGTATTCGCCGGCTACTTGTTTGCAATTCTTGAGTTACAGGTTAAGGGATCCCAAGGGGTTGAAGAATGGGATTATTAATGTTTCATTGAGAGTAAAAGAGCCTTTGCAGGATTGTTCTTCACAGGCTGCGGCTGCTGGTGGTGGTAATGCGGCGACGATAGGGATGGGAATTCCCATTGATGGACGAAGAGATTATGGTATGGTTACTGGGATTCCAATATGGACTGGTTATCCATCTAATTCTTTGTTTTAG
- the LOC107945649 gene encoding BON1-associated protein 2, which translates to METKSRTLEITVLSAEDLRIDNKPVKKNAYVVVSVDPFNNKATKVDGEGGSYPSWNDKLVVEIPSQTRFVTLLVKCKGSRGEKTVGLARIPVTDFVGGYSPAACLQFLSYRLRDPKGLKNGIINVSLRVKEPLQDCSSQAAGGGGNAAAIGMGIPIDGRRDYGVVTGIPIWTGYPSNSLY; encoded by the coding sequence ATGGAGACCAAGTCTCGCACTCTAGAGATCACAGTTTTATCAGCAGAAGACCTGAGAATCGACAACAAACCGGTGAAAAAGAACGCGTACGTCGTCGTTTCTGTCGACCCTTTCAACAACAAGGCGACCAAGGTCGACGGAGAAGGAGGTAGCTATCCTTCGTGGAACGACAAGCTGGTGGTGGAAATACCGTCACAGACGCGGTTTGTAACCCTCCTAGTCAAATGCAAGGGGTCCAGAGGAGAAAAAACGGTGGGGTTAGCAAGGATACCGGTGACGGATTTCGTCGGAGGGTATTCGCCGGCGGCTTGTTTGCAGTTCTTGAGTTACCGGTTAAGGGATCCCAAGGGATTGAAGAATGGGATTATTAATGTTTCGTTGAGAGTGAAAGAGCCATTGCAGGATTGTTCTTCACAGGCTGCTGGTGGTGGTGGTAATGCGGCGGCGATAGGGATGGGAATTCCCATTGATGGACGAAGAGATTATGGTGTGGTTACTGGGATTCCAATATGGACGGGTTATCCATCTAATTCGTTGTATTAA